A single window of Gossypium hirsutum isolate 1008001.06 chromosome A10, Gossypium_hirsutum_v2.1, whole genome shotgun sequence DNA harbors:
- the LOC121208161 gene encoding uncharacterized protein, producing MKPIELKTSLEQTQTITRVIFDILKEHGPLTVGDTWERVKVKDATTRIVTILLARSQNPVSQCRLSCTRCLEALWFCYSPVHQLQQYYREGVLHNCYGKWSALWDCLYLKTKPSSQPQEILEVREKAESHIWTYWTLEEAQAYWKQEFGHLNGRESK from the exons ATGAAGCCAATCGAGTTGAAAACGTCGCTAGAGCAAACGCAGACCATAACCAGAGTCATCTTTGACATTCTTAAGGAGCATGGGCCCCTCACCGTCGGTGATACTTGGGAACGAGTCAAG gTTAAGGATGCCACTACGAGGATTGTGACAATTCTTTTGGCAAGAAGTCAG AATCCTGTCTCTCAATGTCGCTTGTCCTGCACTAGATGCTTAGAAGCTCTCTGGTTTTGCTATT CTCCGGTTCATCAATTGCAACAGTATTACAGAGAAGGAGTTTTGCATAATTGCTATGGAAAATGGAGTGCTCTTTGGGATTGTTTGTATTTGAAAACCAAGCCCTCTTCTCAACCCCAG GAAATTCTGGAGGTTCGCGAGAAAGCTGAGTCTCATATTTGGACATATTGGACACTCGAAGAAGCACAAGCTTATTGGAAGCAAGAATTTGGACATTTAAATGGTCGAGAATCAAAATAA
- the LOC121208162 gene encoding tRNA (adenine(58)-N(1))-methyltransferase catalytic subunit TRMT61A, giving the protein MGISIDNGDALFLFIYMYILMNAGLPGILGDSLFLMELWILLIDSSMKIPFNHCIRDGDFFIVYERHDTMKAVKVCENSVLQIRFGVFKHSDWIGKPFGSIIFSNRGGFVYVLASTPELWTLVLSHRTQILYIADISFVIMYLEVVQGCLVLESGTGSGSLTTSFARAVAPTGHVYTFDFH; this is encoded by the exons ATGGGTATCTCCATTGACAATGGTGATGCTCTTttcctatttatatacatgtatatattaatGAACGCGGGTCTTCCTGGCATTCTAGGTGATAGTTTATTCTTAATGGAACTTTGG ATATTGCTTATTGATTCCTCGATGAAGATACCGTTCAATCACTGCATTAGAGATGGAGATTTTTTTATTGTATATGAGAGGCATGATACCATGAAAGCTGTTAAAGTGTGCGAGAATTCGGTTCTTCAAATTCGTTTCGGTGTATTTAAACATTCAGATTGGATCGGGAAGCCATTTGGTTCCATAATTTTCAGCAACAGAGGTGGGTTCGTTTACGTATTGGCTTCGACACCGGAGTTATGGACTTTGGTTCTAAGTCATAGGACTCAGATTCTTTATATTGCGGATATTAGCTTTGTGATTATGTACTTGGAAGTAGTTCAGGGTTGTTTGGTTCTTGAATCCGGGACTGGTAGTGGCTCATTAACAACATCGTTTGCAAGGGCTGTGGCGCCAACAGGACATGTGTATACCTTTGATTTCCATTAA